The following DNA comes from Nocardioides sp. JQ2195.
GCCGGGCTCCGTGGGGTCCAGGCCACCCAGCGGCTGCAGGAGATCTACGCCGAGCCGGTCAAGGCTGAGCTGATCACCGCCCGGCTCAAGCAGATGCGTGACTCCGGGGTGACCGTCGCCGGGTCCCTCTCGCCGCAACGCACCAAGGAGTTCGCCAAGACCGTGGTCGACGCCGGGGTCGACATGTTCGTGATCCGCGGTACGACGGTCTCGGCCGAGCACGTGTCCAGCCAGGCCGAGCCGTTGAACCTCAAGGAGTTCATCTACGAGCTCGACGTTCCCGTCATCGTCGGCGGCTGTGCCACCTACCAGGCGGCGCTGCACCTCATGCGCACCGGTGCGGCCGGGGTGCTCGTCGGCTTCGGCGGCGGCGCCGCCCACACCACCCGCACCGTTCTCGGCGTCGCGGTGCCGATGGCCTCCGCCGTCGCCGACGTGGCGGCAGCCCGCCGCGACTACCTCGACGAGTCCGGGGGCCGCTACGTGCACGTGATCGCCGACGGCTCGATCGGTCGCTCCGGCGACATCGCCAAGGCGGTCGCCTGCGGTGCGGATGCGGTCATGGTGGGGTCGCCCTTCGCGCGCGCCGACGAGGCTCCGGGCCACGGCTTCCACTGGGGTGCCGAGGCCTGGCACGGCAAGCTTCCGCGTGGTGAGCGCGTCGAGTTCGGCACGATCGGCTCCCTCGAGGAGATCCTCTTCGGGCCCTCACGGGTGGCCGACGGCACGATGAACCTGATCGGCGCCCTGAAGCGGTCGATGGCCACCACGGGCTACACCGAGCTCAAGGAGTTCCAGCGGGTCGAGGTCGTCGTCGGGTGACCTTGCTGGTCGCCGCCGCCCAGGCCGCATCGCTCGATGGAGACCTGCCCGGAAATGTCGCCAGGGCCGCCGAGCTCGTCGAGCTGGCGGCGTCGCAGGGCGCGCGTCTCGTCGTGCTCCCGGAGGCGTTCCTGACCGGCTACTCCGAGGCCTCGTTCGCTGCCGATCTACCCCACGAGGACTCGCTCGGGGAACCCTGGTCGGCACCCCTGCGACAGGCGGCGGCCGATGGGGACTGCGTCGTCGTGGTGAGCACGCCCCTGCAGCGGGCCACCGTCAAGACCCTGTCCCTGTTGGTGATCCGGCCCTCCGGCGAGGTGAGCGCGCCCTACGACAAGCAACACCTCTCCGGCTACGAGCGCGACCACTTCCTGCCCGGCGACCACGGTGCCTCGATCACCGTCGACGGGATCGAGCTCGGCCTGAGCATCTGCTACGACGGCTGCTTCCCCGAGCATGCGCGAGCGGCCGCCGAGGACGGCGCGATCGGCTACCTCAACTCCGCGGCGTACTTCCCGGGCGGTGAGCACCGCCGCGACGTCTACTACCCGGCCCGAGCTGTCGAGAACGGCATGTACGTCGTG
Coding sequences within:
- a CDS encoding carbon-nitrogen hydrolase family protein yields the protein MTLLVAAAQAASLDGDLPGNVARAAELVELAASQGARLVVLPEAFLTGYSEASFAADLPHEDSLGEPWSAPLRQAAADGDCVVVVSTPLQRATVKTLSLLVIRPSGEVSAPYDKQHLSGYERDHFLPGDHGASITVDGIELGLSICYDGCFPEHARAAAEDGAIGYLNSAAYFPGGEHRRDVYYPARAVENGMYVVFSGLTGRCGPSEFIGGSAVYDPEGRPLSRLGADPGIAFAEIDPELVHETRSQHPMLVEHRDTLGPRVRA
- a CDS encoding GuaB3 family IMP dehydrogenase-related protein — translated: MTEIEIGKAKRARRAYSFDDIAIVPSRRTRDPEEVSVAWQIDAYRFELPVLAAPMDSVMSPETAIAFGKHGGLGVLDLEGLWTRYDDPSPLLEEVAGLRGVQATQRLQEIYAEPVKAELITARLKQMRDSGVTVAGSLSPQRTKEFAKTVVDAGVDMFVIRGTTVSAEHVSSQAEPLNLKEFIYELDVPVIVGGCATYQAALHLMRTGAAGVLVGFGGGAAHTTRTVLGVAVPMASAVADVAAARRDYLDESGGRYVHVIADGSIGRSGDIAKAVACGADAVMVGSPFARADEAPGHGFHWGAEAWHGKLPRGERVEFGTIGSLEEILFGPSRVADGTMNLIGALKRSMATTGYTELKEFQRVEVVVG